In the genome of Thunnus albacares chromosome 8, fThuAlb1.1, whole genome shotgun sequence, the window GTTGGCTCTTAATGGGTGGATTTAAAGCAGAACCGCGTAGCGTAGCGAGTGCATCCCTCAAGATAATGTACACTGATAGTGAATTAATTTTTGCAACAAATGATTTAAGCAATTGAAGTGGACCCCTgcacataaatataaatctcTGCTATCTTGGTTGGCTTGAACAATGTCTGCAATATACCTTTTCCCCTCAGAAGAGGTAGATGTAAAAACATATACCCCAAATCATTTTCTACATATAAAAGTCAATGAGAGTCTTTTGAATTACGGAGGCATCAGGTGTGCACATTTACATATCTCCAGTGACACAccatgtgtgagtgagagtagtgattcacatttttaaagcatACCTTTTCCCGTCAGTGCTGACCAAAATGAGGGGAGTGCATTTACACCCTACTATACAATCAAGTGTActcttgaaaaaaaatggatacAAATCAAACCGTGCCAAAGAGGAAGCTGGTGTCTCAGAGGTTCAACCAAGATTATAATTACACTCAGAGATTACTCCTGTCATTacatatgaaaacaaacaagaggtTAAAGGTCAGTTATGGCACAACTCTGCAGTTAAAGTCGATTTTTTACACTCACAGCATGGACTCACTCTTAAGGACAGTTCTGCTTGTGCTTCCACCAGGACTAAACGTACTGATCACATCAGTCacatacaaactgaactaatgttCAACTCACTATCTAGAGCAGACTAAATCCATGACCTTTAATGCATCCAATTGAAACTGTAGCATATTAGTGCAACTTGGGCCCGGGTGAAGCTTGGCTCCTGTGTACTGGAGCCATTCGGGATCATGCTGCATTCAGGTACATCTTATATGTGGGAAATTATATCAAACAAAAAGGTATCACATGTTTAAGTGCTGTTATTGGTCGAGATTGTACTTGCATATTTAAAATGGTAAGGTACTAatgcacaaaaatgcaaaacagtaACGTTATTCATGCCAGTacacatttgtttacatttttctgataGTCATGAAGGCATCATCCCTCGCGCCTGTTGTGGCACGCCTCGTCTGCAGTAGTCGGGTTGTTTTAGGCTGTTTGTGATATTCGTTTGTCGGGATTTTCAAGATGGGAGCGGTGGGCTTAATATCGATTGTAATAGCTGTTTTAGCGGTGCTGTTCGGAGAGAGGGTTGTCAACTTTAGGTAAACTAGAAAGCAACTTCATCAGGGTTGAAGCGATAACGCTGTTTTGTGGTGTTTATTCGAGTTTTTCTGTAGGAATCCAAAGTTTCGTTGTGGCCACCTGCCCTAACATAACCTCGGTTTTTAATACGTTGCAGGAAAAAGACCCTCGCGTCTAGAGAGCTGGTCCAGAATCACCTCCCCAACTGTGTTGCACTCAAAAACATGGGTGAGTAACGTTCAGACAAAATGCAACTAAAATGTGACATCATGGTGATTTGACAACATGAAAACTGTCGTGTTTTCAGATTATGGGTCAGAGGATATAACCATCCTTGCAAACGGGCTTGCCTTCATCAGTGCTGTAAGTATTTGGAGTTGTGGAGCAGGCAGATGTACAAACTTAGAAAATAACAATGGGATTTCCTTTAATTGATATTGGCATTTCTCTTGTGAAGCAACACTCACAGCCAAACTCTTCCATCTGTTCACCTACAATATATATTATTGAATACCCcaccatgcacacacaaacacacacacctttcccCCCACTCCCCTTCCCTGCATGTAGGACAACCTACAGTGCTGTGACACTtgtgaaaaaaagcaaaaagccctctctagagccagtgtttggtttgtccgttctgggctactgtagaaacatggttgGTTCCATGGAAGAGgtccgctccctatgtagatattaagggctcattctaaggtaacaaaaacacaacaattcttattttcgggtgattatacactaattaaaacataaataagtccgttccactagatgccactaaattctacacactgcacctttaatctGTGTGGCCTAACGTTGTAATGTAAGCAGAAAACTAACctgtttttcacattattttgatttgtcTCAACTGAATGATCTTGGAAGAGATCAACATATTCTCCTTGATCCCACTCACATCATGAATTTTGCATAACGTTCGTTTGATTTTCCTACTTTTCTCTTGAAGTGTATTTTACCTGCATCTCTGTGACAAATGATGTTATTTAGCTGCTGTGGAGAGAAGAAAGTCTATGTAAGGGTTATACACCACTGAATCAGGGCTAAAGCATGGGCACTGTCCCTGATCAGATGTAATTTTATTACTACTTGTATAGAATgataattcatgtttttctgtataattctgtatatttttttaatattctcaGGGTTTGAAGTACCCCGGAATGCCGTCCTCCGATGTTACAGGAAAGATCTTCCTCCTTGATCTGCAAGATCCTCGGATTAAACCAGTGGAGCTGCGCATGCCAAGAAACTTTGATCTGGACTCATTCAATCCTCATGGCATCAGTGTTTACACAGATCCAAGTGGTATGAGGAACATAACAAATGACACAAGTCTATCTAAGTCAGCGCCATAAGGACAAAAACACTAATCCAGTTGCTCTGCAGTGGTTTCGTATTTTGACCCAAATTTAATGACATTCATGAagacatacatatatatcatcagcatacattTAAGTCAATCAAAGCTTCCACCATCAACCATAGTTGACTTGACAGCATAAGTATTAAAAACAGTTTAGAGTGAGGTTTTTGTGAAACTGTGCTTGCATGTGCGTGTATGTGAGCATGTGGGCAAACCTGTTGTGATCAGCTGCAGTGATGTGGGCACAATGGGAGCAGCAAGAGTCTTGCAGAATCTATTGCTATGTCACTTTATATTTCTAGTGTATATTTCTAATGACGTGGGTATAGAGCAATATAAACAATCAGTCCATTTAATTTCTAATCTGTCAATGCTGAAAGagtaaaaggtgaaaaatgcaTGTACCAATATTGACAATTTGAGCAAATTCTGCTACTTCTACTAAGTTCAGAAGGTCCTTAAACTTGCGTGTAACAGCTGAATGCAACAGTTAGACcttcaattcaaattcaaaccTTGAGGTATATATTCTTATTTTAGAGTCTGTACCtattatatctttaaaaatttcatttttttgtatgtatgtccCTCTAatttcacacatgcaaacacacacatgcacagttttCAGTGTGGTTGCCGATATTTTCtaacaatgcttttttttttattcatcattcatcatttttcagaTGACACAGTATACCTGTTTGTTGTGAATCATCCTCATCACAAAAGCCAAGTAGAGTTGTTTAAATTTGTGGAGGAAGAACTCTCACTGCTGCATCAAAAAACCATAAAACATGAACTTCTCCACAGGTACAGTATGGGGATAATTTAAATTGTACCCACCACAGCTTGAGATTTACTGATTTACTTGTAAAACAATACCATGTGTTAACATTGTTTTACATAAACCACATGTATATTGTAATTCAtgatataattattatatatagttATGATAATTTTCtaattcagatttttcttttctgttcagTGTTAACGACATTGTTGCCGTGGGAGTGGATAGCTTCTATGCCACCAATGATCACTATTTTTCCCATGAAATCTTTAAAGCTGTGGTGGAGCCTTTGCTGGCTCAGCCTTGGGCTAATGTTGTGTACTACAGTCCTGAGAAAGTAGAAGTGGTCTCTGAGGGATATTACTTTGCAAATGGCATCAATATCTCACCAGACAAAAGGTAGGAAGGATCATCACGGTCATGCAGAGATTAATGCTCTGAATGTCtgagttttgtcattttaatattcTCTCTCATTTATAGGCACATATATGTGGTAGATCTGTTTGACCACAATGTGCATGTGTTGGAGCGGAAAGAAGACAATGCATTGGCCCCTGTGAAGGTAATTAACTTTCAGTAATATGCAAGTGAACTAAAGACATAAATGCTTTTATGTGAGAAAAGCACTGCAAAACTAATATACACTTATATAATTCAGTGAGGGAATCCaggaaataaatgcaaaatCAGGT includes:
- the LOC122987307 gene encoding serum paraoxonase/arylesterase 2-like, yielding MGAVGLISIVIAVLAVLFGERVVNFRKKTLASRELVQNHLPNCVALKNMDYGSEDITILANGLAFISAGLKYPGMPSSDVTGKIFLLDLQDPRIKPVELRMPRNFDLDSFNPHGISVYTDPSDDTVYLFVVNHPHHKSQVELFKFVEEELSLLHQKTIKHELLHSVNDIVAVGVDSFYATNDHYFSHEIFKAVVEPLLAQPWANVVYYSPEKVEVVSEGYYFANGINISPDKRHIYVVDLFDHNVHVLERKEDNALAPVKSVAVGSLCDNVEVDPETGGLWLGCHPNGWKAFMFDPKDPPGSEVIHIQNIHSEKPVVTQVYADNGQVIMGSSVAAPYGGKLLIGTVFHKALCCDLK